From the genome of Perca fluviatilis chromosome 1, GENO_Pfluv_1.0, whole genome shotgun sequence, one region includes:
- the LOC120567194 gene encoding dnaJ homolog subfamily A member 3, mitochondrial-like isoform X2: protein MASSAARQTTRWLSTSVSTGHRSGCFPTLSARHAGVCSATIWQTHRGGIAVSRSSWTHGNVVTLKGLTGSRCPRGIACHSFHTSSRLANKTDFYEVLGVSRTATQKDIKKAYYQLAKKYHPDTNPDEPEAKEKFAKLAEAYEVLSDEVKRKQYDTYGAAGFDASRAGASGQQQYYRAGGTSIDPEELFRKIFGEFTGGTGFGGIHNMFEQRPEFVMELTFSEAAKGANKELSVNIEDACPRCDGRGNEPGTKVSQCHYCNGTGMESINTGPFMMRTACRRCGGKGSIINTHCALCRGSGQTKKRQTVTVPVPAGVENGQTVRMSVGTKEILITFRVQGSPVFRRNGVDIHSDVFISVAQAILGGTATAPGLYQPVSILIPASCQGDQVIRLQGKGIRRMNSYSYGDHYVHIKIRVPKKLTRRQRSLLLSYAEEETDVQGTVNGVEPSAGTKPR, encoded by the exons ATGGCGTCCTCCGCTGCACGGCAGACTACACGCTGGTTATCGACATCAGTTTCTACTGGACACCGTAGCGGTTGTTTTCCGACTCTCTCCGCCAGACATGCTGGAGTTTGTTCAGCGACGATATGGCAGACACACCGGGGAGGGATAGCGGTTAGCCGGAGCTCCTGGACACATGGAAATGTCGTGACATTGAAAGGACTGACAG GCTCAAGATGTCCCCGTGGCATTGCCTGCCACTCTTTTCATACCAGCAGCAGGTTGGCAAACAAGACAGACTTCTATGAAGTCTTGGGTGTCTCCCGCACTGCGACACAGAAGGACATCAAGAAGGCATACTACCAG TTGGCAAAGAAGTACCACCCGGACACCAACCCAGATGAGCCAGAGGCCAAAGAGAAGTTTGCCAAGCTGGCTGAAGCCTATGAG GTGCTGAGTGACGAGGTGAAGAGGAAGCAGTATGACACATACGGAGCGGCAGGCTTCGACGCGAGCCGTGCTGGGGCATCGGGCCAGCAGCAGTACTACAGGGCCGGGGGGACCAGTATAGACCCTGAGGAGCTCTTCAGGAAGATCTTTGGAGAGTTTACTGGAGGAACGGGCTTCGGAGGCATCCACAACATGTTTGAACAAAGGCCCGAG TTTGTGATGGAGCTTACGTTTTCAGAGGCAGCGAAGGGTGCGAATAAGGAGCTCAGTGTGAACATTGAGGACGCCTGTCCGAGGTGTGATGGAAGGGGCAATGAGCCGGGCACCAAAGTCTCTCAGTGTCACTATTGTAACGGCACTGGCATG GAGTCAATCAACACGGGTCCTTTCATGATGCGCACCGCCTGTCGACGCTGTGGTGGGAAGGGATCAATCATAAACACGCACTGCGCACTGTGCCGAGGTTCAGGGCAGACCAAGAAGAGGCAGACAGTCACTGTACCAGTACCTGCTG GAGTGGAAAATGGTCAGACAGTGCGTATGTCAGTAGGGACAAAAGAAATCCTCATCACGTTCAGG GTTCAGGGAAGCCCGGTGTTCAGGCGCAATGGAGTAGACATCCACTCAGATGTTTTCATCTCTGTAGCTCAGGCCATTCTGGGGGGCACAGCCACAGCACCGGGCCTCTATCAACCCGTCAGTATATTG ATTCCTGCCAGTTGCCAGGGTGATCAGGTAATCCGGCTGCAGGGGAAAGGCATTCGGAGAATGAACAGTTACAGCTATGGAGATCACTATGTACACATCAAGATCAGAGTGCCAAA GAAGTTGACTCGTAGGCAGCGCTCTCTGTTGCTGAGTTATGCTGAAGAGGAGACGGATGTTCAGGGGACGGTCAACGGTGTCGAGCCCTCTGCAG
- the LOC120567194 gene encoding dnaJ homolog subfamily A member 3, mitochondrial-like isoform X1 has product MASSAARQTTRWLSTSVSTGHRSGCFPTLSARHAGVCSATIWQTHRGGIAVSRSSWTHGNVVTLKGLTGSRCPRGIACHSFHTSSRLANKTDFYEVLGVSRTATQKDIKKAYYQLAKKYHPDTNPDEPEAKEKFAKLAEAYEVLSDEVKRKQYDTYGAAGFDASRAGASGQQQYYRAGGTSIDPEELFRKIFGEFTGGTGFGGIHNMFEQRPEFVMELTFSEAAKGANKELSVNIEDACPRCDGRGNEPGTKVSQCHYCNGTGMESINTGPFMMRTACRRCGGKGSIINTHCALCRGSGQTKKRQTVTVPVPAGVENGQTVRMSVGTKEILITFRVQGSPVFRRNGVDIHSDVFISVAQAILGGTATAPGLYQPVSILIPASCQGDQVIRLQGKGIRRMNSYSYGDHYVHIKIRVPKKLTRRQRSLLLSYAEEETDVQGTVNGVEPSAGGSSSTSDSGAKSTSSEEGQDKQQQQNEEEGFFSKLKKMFS; this is encoded by the exons ATGGCGTCCTCCGCTGCACGGCAGACTACACGCTGGTTATCGACATCAGTTTCTACTGGACACCGTAGCGGTTGTTTTCCGACTCTCTCCGCCAGACATGCTGGAGTTTGTTCAGCGACGATATGGCAGACACACCGGGGAGGGATAGCGGTTAGCCGGAGCTCCTGGACACATGGAAATGTCGTGACATTGAAAGGACTGACAG GCTCAAGATGTCCCCGTGGCATTGCCTGCCACTCTTTTCATACCAGCAGCAGGTTGGCAAACAAGACAGACTTCTATGAAGTCTTGGGTGTCTCCCGCACTGCGACACAGAAGGACATCAAGAAGGCATACTACCAG TTGGCAAAGAAGTACCACCCGGACACCAACCCAGATGAGCCAGAGGCCAAAGAGAAGTTTGCCAAGCTGGCTGAAGCCTATGAG GTGCTGAGTGACGAGGTGAAGAGGAAGCAGTATGACACATACGGAGCGGCAGGCTTCGACGCGAGCCGTGCTGGGGCATCGGGCCAGCAGCAGTACTACAGGGCCGGGGGGACCAGTATAGACCCTGAGGAGCTCTTCAGGAAGATCTTTGGAGAGTTTACTGGAGGAACGGGCTTCGGAGGCATCCACAACATGTTTGAACAAAGGCCCGAG TTTGTGATGGAGCTTACGTTTTCAGAGGCAGCGAAGGGTGCGAATAAGGAGCTCAGTGTGAACATTGAGGACGCCTGTCCGAGGTGTGATGGAAGGGGCAATGAGCCGGGCACCAAAGTCTCTCAGTGTCACTATTGTAACGGCACTGGCATG GAGTCAATCAACACGGGTCCTTTCATGATGCGCACCGCCTGTCGACGCTGTGGTGGGAAGGGATCAATCATAAACACGCACTGCGCACTGTGCCGAGGTTCAGGGCAGACCAAGAAGAGGCAGACAGTCACTGTACCAGTACCTGCTG GAGTGGAAAATGGTCAGACAGTGCGTATGTCAGTAGGGACAAAAGAAATCCTCATCACGTTCAGG GTTCAGGGAAGCCCGGTGTTCAGGCGCAATGGAGTAGACATCCACTCAGATGTTTTCATCTCTGTAGCTCAGGCCATTCTGGGGGGCACAGCCACAGCACCGGGCCTCTATCAACCCGTCAGTATATTG ATTCCTGCCAGTTGCCAGGGTGATCAGGTAATCCGGCTGCAGGGGAAAGGCATTCGGAGAATGAACAGTTACAGCTATGGAGATCACTATGTACACATCAAGATCAGAGTGCCAAA GAAGTTGACTCGTAGGCAGCGCTCTCTGTTGCTGAGTTATGCTGAAGAGGAGACGGATGTTCAGGGGACGGTCAACGGTGTCGAGCCCTCTGCAG gagGGAGCAGCAGCACCTCAGATTCTGGCGCAAAGTCCACCAGCTCAGAGGAGGGACAggacaagcagcagcagcagaatgaAGAGGAGGGCTTCTTCTCCAaactaaagaaaatgtttagCTGA